A single genomic interval of Lentimicrobium saccharophilum harbors:
- a CDS encoding NosD domain-containing protein, translating into MNYWIRRFCFISLIIFLAGLRPLVAQEYVGGLISENTVYSPALNPYIVIEPLIVPEGVTLTIMPGTQLYFMIRTSLRIEGGTLLAEGTPENRILFDSHNPSGDTDKKWDGINIFVSRTIADDEGNYLGGNLLRHSLIRQTTTALVLSDTALIHAPDIQIMNSDYGVYLQSGASLVLKNSIIDACSYGMYIKNSGDNIISGCQVTNCDIGIFFPSNNISRNNRITDNNLSFNRNIALFMSIGQGNIQHNLISGNTVAFNNIGLHIGNGGNNDPGLNSISNNIIRNNDIGLKLSQDADTIRDNLIELNETGLMLSKAAISSIEGNTIRQNTGWGMLMTDGSNNNLITGNNIYDNAAGIRVTHKDFKYSVNNRFEYNMVSGNAEEAFLFEAGPQLGIHNNSIQGVRDTAVFVNRFETDLHAEGNYWFTNDTLVIDSLIFDVYDQPVLGEVIYKPFLYQPDPVAPVSRPRMVVKRQVGPDVLVNWLPNSESDLAGYKVYYGLNPDGSFSQIADAGSDTLFVISAYDLAETIAVTAYDTDADGIRDQVEGHESAYSYAVAGPWAGGDASICEDTYFVTGSATAIDYQHLFWETDGDGAFVNPQALSTRYVPGPADIAAGSVNLTLGIVNADYTLYDRMLLTIMGQPSVFAGNDTIVSPESGYYSTTATAANFTGLLWTTSGDGTFDNPAQLLTHYTPGDADIETGSVILTLYLQSECGDISDELLLTVKPAFSISGRLFYESGPVAGGVVLAMNREEAGTRAVALAHSTEDGKFIFNELPAGSYYLFALGEPSLYAGFVPSYYASGSFWQPAYLLPLDADVYDVDIRLEGLANTVPSGAGSISGTCTYPGDAGRDADIYNESWFDPAGPPATTPGYLPAPNHVVYLMNPSLTRIIRWALSDMEGNFNFESLPFGTYRLWGEKAGYTNALSPLITLSPLHPDAEDVVMSVNNQKISIQVPDPGKDGEDIPFLYPNPAGERVWVNLPWSESPVRYEVELYSSTGQKVLTASFTSGFSGANSFLDVSGLAAGIYPCLLKDESGNIRYMILSVAR; encoded by the coding sequence ATGAATTATTGGATCCGCCGGTTTTGTTTCATTTCACTCATCATTTTCCTGGCAGGCCTGAGGCCGCTCGTTGCCCAGGAGTATGTCGGCGGACTTATTTCTGAAAATACTGTCTATAGCCCCGCGCTCAATCCGTATATTGTCATTGAGCCGCTGATTGTGCCCGAAGGGGTTACCCTTACCATCATGCCGGGAACGCAGCTCTATTTTATGATCCGCACCAGCCTGCGGATTGAAGGGGGGACCTTGTTGGCCGAAGGCACACCGGAAAACCGGATTTTATTCGATTCGCACAATCCCTCAGGCGATACGGATAAGAAATGGGACGGGATAAATATTTTTGTTTCGCGTACCATTGCTGATGATGAAGGAAATTACCTCGGCGGAAATCTGCTCAGGCATTCCCTGATCAGGCAAACCACCACCGCACTGGTTTTATCGGATACCGCGCTGATCCATGCTCCGGATATACAGATCATGAACAGCGATTATGGTGTTTATCTGCAGTCAGGGGCCTCGCTGGTCCTTAAGAATTCAATTATTGACGCATGCAGCTACGGCATGTACATCAAAAATTCGGGGGATAATATCATCAGCGGTTGCCAGGTTACCAATTGTGATATCGGCATATTCTTTCCTTCAAACAACATCAGCAGAAATAACCGGATAACCGACAATAACCTGAGCTTTAACAGGAATATTGCACTGTTTATGAGCATAGGCCAGGGAAACATCCAGCACAACCTGATTTCTGGGAATACGGTCGCCTTCAATAACATCGGACTGCATATCGGCAACGGCGGGAACAACGACCCGGGTTTGAACAGCATCAGCAATAACATCATCAGGAACAACGATATCGGGCTTAAGCTTTCACAGGATGCGGACACCATCAGGGACAACCTGATTGAGTTGAATGAAACCGGGCTTATGCTCAGCAAAGCGGCAATCAGCAGCATCGAAGGAAATACAATCAGGCAGAATACAGGCTGGGGAATGCTGATGACGGACGGATCAAACAATAACCTGATTACCGGAAATAATATATATGATAATGCGGCCGGGATCAGGGTCACCCATAAGGATTTCAAATATTCGGTCAACAATCGTTTTGAATACAATATGGTTTCAGGGAATGCGGAAGAGGCATTTCTTTTTGAAGCCGGCCCCCAGCTTGGTATCCACAACAATTCAATTCAGGGGGTCAGGGATACGGCCGTGTTTGTAAACCGTTTCGAAACCGACCTTCATGCTGAGGGAAACTATTGGTTTACCAATGATACCCTGGTGATTGATTCCCTGATTTTTGACGTATATGATCAGCCTGTCCTTGGAGAAGTGATATACAAGCCGTTTCTCTATCAGCCCGATCCGGTAGCGCCGGTTTCCAGGCCCCGCATGGTGGTTAAACGGCAGGTCGGACCTGATGTGCTGGTAAACTGGCTACCCAATTCAGAATCTGATCTTGCTGGTTACAAGGTTTATTATGGCCTGAATCCTGATGGCTCATTCAGCCAGATCGCCGATGCAGGTTCGGATACCCTTTTTGTAATCAGTGCATATGACCTGGCCGAAACCATAGCTGTTACTGCATACGATACGGATGCTGACGGTATCAGGGACCAGGTTGAGGGACACGAAAGCGCTTATAGCTATGCGGTTGCCGGCCCATGGGCGGGAGGGGATGCTTCCATTTGTGAAGATACGTACTTTGTGACCGGAAGTGCCACCGCCATAGACTATCAGCACTTATTCTGGGAAACAGATGGCGACGGGGCCTTTGTCAATCCTCAGGCGCTCAGCACCCGGTATGTCCCGGGTCCCGCCGATATTGCCGCCGGCTCAGTAAACCTTACCCTTGGCATCGTCAATGCAGATTATACCCTTTATGACCGTATGCTGCTAACCATTATGGGACAGCCATCGGTATTTGCCGGTAACGATACCATTGTAAGCCCGGAGTCCGGATATTACAGCACTACTGCGACCGCTGCAAATTTCACCGGTTTGTTATGGACAACATCCGGTGACGGGACTTTTGACAACCCTGCTCAACTATTGACGCATTATACCCCCGGAGATGCAGATATTGAAACCGGTTCGGTCATCCTTACGTTGTACCTGCAATCTGAGTGCGGTGATATAAGTGATGAATTGCTGCTGACTGTAAAGCCTGCCTTCAGCATTTCGGGCAGGTTATTTTACGAATCAGGGCCGGTGGCGGGTGGCGTTGTGCTGGCCATGAACAGGGAGGAAGCCGGAACCCGGGCTGTTGCACTTGCTCATTCGACGGAAGACGGGAAATTCATTTTTAATGAATTACCGGCCGGTTCCTACTATCTTTTTGCACTTGGTGAGCCGTCATTGTATGCCGGATTTGTTCCTTCCTATTACGCTTCCGGCTCATTCTGGCAACCAGCCTACCTGCTTCCCCTCGATGCTGATGTTTATGATGTAGATATCCGTCTGGAAGGACTTGCTAATACTGTTCCGTCCGGTGCGGGCTCCATCAGCGGAACCTGCACCTATCCGGGGGATGCCGGCAGGGATGCGGATATTTATAATGAATCCTGGTTTGATCCTGCCGGCCCGCCTGCCACAACACCGGGTTACCTGCCTGCACCCAATCATGTGGTGTACCTGATGAATCCTTCACTTACCCGTATCATCCGTTGGGCACTTTCCGATATGGAAGGGAATTTCAACTTTGAATCATTACCTTTCGGAACATACCGCCTGTGGGGTGAAAAAGCAGGTTATACCAACGCGCTTTCACCGTTGATTACGCTGTCGCCCCTCCATCCGGATGCAGAAGATGTGGTGATGAGTGTGAACAATCAGAAAATCAGCATTCAGGTGCCGGATCCCGGCAAGGATGGTGAGGATATTCCGTTCCTTTATCCCAATCCGGCCGGTGAAAGAGTATGGGTAAACCTCCCGTGGTCCGAATCTCCGGTAAGGTATGAAGTGGAATTATATAGTTCAACCGGGCAGAAAGTCCTGACAGCGTCATTTACCTCCGGTTTCAGCGGTGCAAACAGTTTTCTTGATGTTTCCGGGCTTGCCGCCGGAATTTATCCCTGCCTGCTCAAAGATGAGTCTGGCAATATCCGGTATATGATATTAAGTGTTGCCAGGTAG
- a CDS encoding agmatine deiminase family protein, with protein sequence MKSPFYKNLTLLVLTALTLHLNAQGPERYPVQPLTHHMTPEEQLNRHLIGRGFVETDPPAGAVFSLGEFERARGVLVRYPFGIPVSLIREMARDAIVTTLVTNLAQENTVRNLYTQAGVNLQNCNFIYAPTDSYWTRDYGPWYIAYGSNQIGIVDFPYNRPRPGDDEIPKVVAEALGIPWFGMNVVQTGGNYMSDSYGMAASTTIAYTENPGLTPAQVDQKMQAYLGVNDYHVVEDPNNTYIDHIDCWGKYLATNKILIRSVPSSHPQYDEIEATVAYFASVTTPWGVPYEIYRVNTPQNQPYTNSFILNDKVFVPVMGSQHDEPALEVYRQAMPGYKIFGIMSPAGTPWESTDALHCRTHEMADPGMLRIRHIPLLGNIETGGTLAFAANVTAYSGAEVIADSVLFIYRINPNPYSPFDTIKMINSMGENWSATLPAPEYGSTVQYYIHAADASGRSENHPFIGRPDPHEFYIGEQLFAQAVASPQALEATTMQNETATLSLSLSNPGQISLNYYISVSTDIPDTLTQTLTNSPTATAYNYNTWTENGWTTLNLTEPGTISELIISYNWTTDNYPSEGSFWAESPSGTRLMLASGQSNGNYTISNIRIAGEEMQGTWKFWIEDSYGDGGHQAKNISVKFVRATPTGNWLSSDITEGSLAPGETQEILVTFDATGMELGAYQGFLTILSNDPDNPELIIPVTMTVTVNTAAAAGFREPEIRVYPNPGAGAYNIDISGMTSRNTVIRLAEMTGRVIMKKAFYNLQEGESLRFEAPGLPRGIYMLHIDADGYHKTVKLIRN encoded by the coding sequence ATGAAATCACCTTTTTACAAAAACCTGACACTGCTGGTACTGACTGCCCTGACTCTTCATTTAAACGCCCAGGGGCCGGAAAGATATCCGGTACAACCGCTCACCCATCATATGACGCCGGAGGAGCAGCTGAACAGGCACCTGATCGGCCGCGGGTTTGTCGAGACAGATCCACCCGCCGGAGCAGTTTTCAGCCTCGGTGAATTTGAACGGGCCAGGGGCGTGCTTGTCCGTTATCCTTTCGGGATTCCGGTTTCACTGATACGGGAGATGGCCCGCGACGCCATTGTTACCACCCTGGTTACGAATCTTGCTCAGGAAAATACTGTAAGAAATCTTTATACACAGGCAGGCGTTAACCTGCAGAACTGCAATTTCATTTACGCACCAACCGACAGTTACTGGACCCGGGATTATGGTCCATGGTATATTGCTTATGGCAGCAATCAGATCGGGATCGTTGACTTTCCATATAACCGGCCACGACCCGGCGACGATGAAATTCCCAAAGTGGTGGCAGAAGCCCTCGGCATCCCCTGGTTCGGGATGAATGTGGTGCAAACAGGTGGAAACTATATGAGCGACAGTTACGGGATGGCTGCTTCAACTACCATTGCCTATACGGAAAATCCGGGCCTGACTCCGGCCCAGGTCGACCAGAAGATGCAGGCGTATCTCGGCGTTAATGATTACCATGTGGTTGAAGACCCCAATAATACTTACATAGACCACATCGACTGCTGGGGTAAATACCTGGCAACAAACAAAATCCTGATACGGTCGGTGCCTTCCTCCCATCCGCAATACGACGAAATAGAGGCAACCGTGGCTTACTTTGCATCGGTTACAACCCCATGGGGCGTGCCTTATGAAATCTACCGGGTCAATACACCCCAGAACCAGCCTTATACCAATTCTTTCATCCTCAACGACAAGGTTTTCGTCCCGGTTATGGGATCACAACACGACGAACCTGCCCTGGAAGTTTACCGTCAGGCGATGCCGGGATACAAGATATTCGGGATTATGAGCCCAGCAGGCACCCCCTGGGAATCAACGGATGCACTGCACTGCCGAACCCATGAGATGGCCGATCCGGGAATGCTCAGAATCAGGCATATCCCGCTGCTCGGCAATATTGAAACCGGCGGCACCCTGGCTTTTGCAGCCAATGTCACGGCATACAGCGGTGCGGAAGTGATCGCTGATTCGGTTCTTTTCATTTACAGAATCAATCCGAACCCCTATTCACCCTTTGATACGATAAAGATGATCAATTCCATGGGCGAAAACTGGTCGGCAACCCTGCCTGCTCCGGAATACGGCAGCACTGTGCAGTATTACATTCATGCAGCAGATGCATCCGGCCGGAGTGAAAATCATCCGTTTATCGGCCGTCCGGACCCCCATGAGTTTTATATAGGAGAGCAGCTCTTCGCACAGGCGGTCGCATCGCCGCAGGCACTGGAAGCCACCACCATGCAGAACGAAACGGCCACTTTATCACTCAGCCTCAGCAATCCCGGACAAATCAGCCTTAATTATTATATCTCCGTTTCAACGGATATCCCGGATACCCTGACGCAAACCCTGACCAACAGTCCGACCGCCACGGCATATAATTACAATACATGGACCGAGAACGGATGGACTACACTGAATCTCACCGAACCGGGAACCATCAGTGAGCTGATCATATCCTATAACTGGACCACTGACAACTACCCTTCAGAAGGCTCATTTTGGGCTGAATCCCCTTCAGGAACCCGGTTGATGCTGGCATCAGGCCAGTCAAACGGTAATTATACAATCTCAAATATCCGGATTGCCGGTGAAGAGATGCAGGGTACATGGAAATTCTGGATTGAAGACAGTTACGGAGACGGCGGTCACCAGGCAAAAAACATTTCGGTAAAGTTTGTCCGTGCCACACCAACCGGCAACTGGCTGAGTTCAGATATCACCGAAGGCAGCCTTGCCCCCGGCGAAACACAGGAAATTTTAGTGACCTTTGACGCAACAGGAATGGAGCTTGGCGCTTACCAGGGCTTTCTTACCATACTTTCGAACGACCCGGACAACCCCGAACTCATCATTCCGGTAACAATGACCGTTACGGTGAATACCGCTGCAGCGGCCGGATTCAGGGAGCCGGAAATCCGCGTGTACCCGAATCCGGGCGCCGGAGCATATAACATTGACATTTCAGGTATGACCAGCCGTAATACAGTCATCAGGCTGGCCGAAATGACCGGCAGGGTAATCATGAAGAAAGCGTTTTACAACCTTCAGGAGGGCGAAAGTCTGCGTTTTGAAGCACCCGGACTTCCGCGGGGTATTTATATGCTGCATATTGATGCTGACGGATACCACAAAACGGTTAAACTGATCAGAAACTAG
- a CDS encoding RNA polymerase sigma-70 factor, translating into MGSDSEKLTLLALRQGDQQVFESVFREYYEPLCIHARRYVVDPEAAEEVVQDMFFKMWDRRDSLVINTSLPAYLYKAVSNHALNYIKYQRLARQYQDYVGFATGGEQAASGHDTLVHNDLERRFRSLVVSMPERRRMIFEMSRFEGLKYGEIAKKLNISIKTVEIQMSKALEFMRDKLSDYLPFWWWVLLFLNLF; encoded by the coding sequence ATGGGATCAGATTCTGAAAAACTTACTTTGCTGGCCCTCCGCCAGGGCGATCAACAGGTCTTTGAATCTGTCTTCAGGGAGTATTATGAACCCTTGTGTATTCATGCCCGCAGATATGTAGTCGATCCGGAGGCTGCCGAAGAGGTGGTTCAGGATATGTTTTTCAAAATGTGGGACAGGCGTGATTCACTGGTAATAAACACCTCACTGCCGGCATATCTCTACAAGGCCGTCAGCAACCATGCGCTCAATTATATCAAATACCAGCGGCTTGCCCGCCAGTATCAGGATTATGTGGGTTTTGCCACGGGCGGCGAACAGGCTGCCTCGGGGCATGATACCCTGGTGCATAACGACCTGGAGCGCAGGTTCAGATCACTGGTTGTATCTATGCCGGAGCGTCGCCGGATGATCTTTGAAATGAGCAGGTTTGAAGGTCTGAAATATGGAGAGATCGCTAAAAAACTCAATATCAGTATTAAAACTGTGGAAATTCAGATGTCGAAAGCCCTCGAGTTCATGCGCGATAAGCTGAGCGATTATCTTCCCTTCTGGTGGTGGGTTTTGCTCTTCCTGAATTTATTTTAA
- a CDS encoding FecR family protein, with amino-acid sequence MLFKNTKYKRLIIKMIQGEASPEEQRIAEKWIASSPANRKIFENYKGLLLLTGKKQVSYDTDKAWARLQQRIASADHSASPVHPISKRRRQIVKYASVSGIAAMLLLAIGLFTILNQKPEILQFTSTESVSGQFLLPDGSSAILNAHSSVNYPEWFAGHTREISIFGEAFFEISHDAGKPFIVHASGLDIRVVGTSFAVEADPGADFVKVIVNTGKVLVYPSGLDPEKAAVSGRLLEAGEMATYSRESGQIVKGVNDNLNFLSWKTGILIFKETRLSEVFKALESKYRVSFISGNPDLLNQRLTARFEKESLDQVLETLSLIFNAEFEIQESKVLVR; translated from the coding sequence ATGCTCTTTAAAAATACTAAATATAAACGTCTCATCATCAAGATGATACAGGGCGAAGCCTCCCCTGAAGAGCAGCGTATTGCCGAAAAATGGATTGCCTCCTCTCCAGCTAACCGAAAAATTTTTGAAAATTACAAGGGACTTTTATTGCTGACAGGTAAGAAACAGGTCAGCTACGATACCGACAAGGCCTGGGCCAGACTGCAACAAAGAATCGCTTCTGCGGATCATTCCGCATCTCCTGTACATCCCATTTCAAAGCGGCGCAGACAAATCGTTAAGTATGCTTCTGTTTCGGGAATTGCAGCCATGCTGCTGCTTGCCATCGGTTTATTTACTATACTCAACCAGAAACCCGAAATACTGCAATTCACCTCAACAGAATCCGTTTCAGGGCAATTCCTGCTTCCTGACGGCTCCTCTGCAATACTCAATGCGCATTCATCGGTAAATTATCCCGAATGGTTTGCCGGTCATACACGGGAAATCTCTATCTTTGGAGAGGCGTTTTTTGAAATAAGCCATGATGCCGGCAAACCTTTTATTGTGCATGCTTCCGGTCTTGATATCAGGGTCGTGGGAACTTCATTCGCAGTGGAAGCAGATCCCGGGGCTGACTTTGTAAAGGTAATCGTGAATACCGGCAAAGTGTTGGTGTATCCTTCAGGGTTGGATCCCGAAAAGGCTGCTGTTTCCGGGCGATTGCTTGAAGCCGGCGAAATGGCTACCTACAGCAGGGAATCAGGACAGATCGTCAAAGGGGTGAATGATAACCTTAATTTCCTGAGCTGGAAAACCGGTATTCTGATCTTTAAGGAAACCAGACTTTCGGAAGTGTTCAAGGCGCTTGAATCAAAATACAGGGTCAGCTTTATCTCCGGCAACCCTGATTTGTTAAACCAAAGATTGACAGCCCGTTTTGAAAAAGAGTCTCTTGATCAGGTATTGGAAACACTTTCGCTTATCTTTAATGCTGAATTCGAAATTCAGGAATCAAAGGTACTGGTGCGATAA
- a CDS encoding STN domain-containing protein, giving the protein MDEPLSALMERLTRNTGVTFSYNPDQLNTSKTFTLNIVRKPLHEVLDILFNGSGFGYRHTGNQVVIYNLNPEEKREPEVKQNMEEQLPVRVVPTVVRDTVYLTQREFRTDTLTLRDTLVRFDTVFIMRKSPDDRIGKGDIFTDLEALAKEQTREFRVYAGVSLSWLAGRTDFAGSQAFEAKVADYRRFHSDKPLSGSAGVEVQVSYARIAMATGVMFTSFGQNLDYNYQITSGGFFRKDTLDAYFTLSGADTSWFYVMDSTYIPLDLQKYGYNSLIRRNYTEIPLTFQYNFPVAQTLIYFRAGLIAGINSGGKGLYILTDREGAGDIAQLDVRAVVFSGLIGAGVMLPVHKKLIFQSGLLYRRQMQGVYKNFPVDTRYGALGINAGLLYKF; this is encoded by the coding sequence GTGGACGAACCCCTTTCCGCGCTGATGGAGCGCCTTACGCGAAATACAGGAGTTACCTTTTCCTACAACCCTGATCAGCTGAATACCTCAAAGACCTTCACCCTGAACATAGTCAGAAAGCCGCTGCATGAAGTGCTTGACATCCTGTTTAACGGGTCGGGATTCGGATACCGCCATACCGGAAATCAGGTGGTGATTTATAACCTGAATCCTGAGGAGAAAAGAGAACCGGAAGTGAAACAGAACATGGAGGAACAATTGCCCGTAAGGGTTGTGCCCACCGTTGTAAGAGATACTGTTTACCTCACGCAAAGAGAGTTCAGAACCGATACACTGACACTCAGGGATACTTTAGTCAGGTTCGATACGGTTTTTATCATGCGCAAGTCGCCGGATGACCGCATCGGGAAGGGGGATATATTTACCGACCTGGAAGCATTGGCGAAAGAGCAGACCCGTGAGTTCAGGGTATATGCAGGGGTGTCCCTGTCATGGCTTGCGGGCCGGACTGATTTCGCCGGTTCCCAGGCCTTTGAAGCAAAAGTGGCCGATTACCGGAGATTTCATTCTGACAAGCCGTTATCCGGAAGCGCCGGTGTCGAGGTTCAGGTCAGTTATGCCAGGATTGCCATGGCCACCGGTGTGATGTTCACCAGTTTCGGGCAAAACCTCGATTATAATTACCAGATCACCTCTGGCGGGTTTTTCAGGAAGGACACCCTGGATGCCTATTTTACCCTTTCCGGTGCAGATACCAGCTGGTTTTATGTAATGGATTCCACTTACATCCCGCTTGACCTGCAGAAGTACGGATACAATTCGCTGATCCGGAGAAATTACACGGAAATCCCGTTGACATTTCAGTACAATTTTCCCGTGGCCCAGACGCTGATTTATTTCAGGGCCGGACTGATTGCCGGTATAAACTCGGGAGGAAAAGGTCTGTATATTCTGACTGACCGCGAAGGAGCAGGTGATATTGCTCAGCTGGATGTCAGGGCGGTGGTCTTTTCAGGGTTGATCGGTGCCGGAGTAATGCTTCCTGTGCATAAAAAACTCATATTCCAGTCGGGATTACTGTATCGCCGGCAAATGCAGGGCGTTTATAAGAATTTCCCGGTCGATACCCGTTATGGAGCCCTGGGAATAAATGCCGGATTGCTCTATAAGTTCTGA